One window of Burkholderiales bacterium genomic DNA carries:
- a CDS encoding TIR domain-containing protein, whose translation MDELDARIESLIRANRLRDAGQALAKAIPVERGDLRDEAIAWIGRLAQTDTQRRLEELSADDYLKARAKLARQLLELRRALNEPAVPAPAPGIAADRITSVFISYSTRDTAVAIELSEALRRHGVDVRIDREAVRPGADLRDFIRESVRSTAATVCIVSEASLLSGWVAQETVLALAALELAAPRPFIACYLDDSFLDPGFRLKATLQIDARLGEIETLFPQYAANRLDTNDLNAEKSRLFELRNQLGAILERLRACLCLDLRPAARAASVERLVRSLSGPAAHA comes from the coding sequence ATGGACGAGCTCGACGCAAGGATCGAATCGCTGATACGCGCGAACCGCCTGCGCGATGCAGGCCAGGCGCTGGCGAAGGCCATTCCTGTCGAGCGCGGCGACCTGCGCGACGAGGCCATCGCGTGGATCGGCCGCCTCGCCCAGACCGATACGCAGCGCCGCCTCGAAGAGCTCTCCGCCGACGATTACCTGAAGGCGCGCGCGAAGCTCGCGCGGCAACTGCTCGAGCTGCGGAGGGCGCTCAACGAGCCCGCCGTGCCCGCGCCGGCGCCCGGCATCGCGGCCGATCGCATCACGAGCGTCTTCATCTCCTACAGCACGCGCGACACCGCGGTCGCGATCGAGCTGAGCGAAGCGCTGCGCCGGCACGGCGTCGACGTGCGCATCGACCGTGAAGCGGTGCGGCCGGGCGCGGACTTGCGCGACTTCATCCGCGAGTCCGTCCGCAGCACCGCGGCAACCGTTTGCATCGTGTCGGAAGCGAGCCTGCTGTCGGGCTGGGTCGCTCAGGAAACCGTCCTCGCGCTGGCGGCGCTCGAGCTCGCTGCGCCCCGCCCGTTCATCGCGTGTTATCTGGACGACTCGTTTCTCGACCCCGGCTTTCGTCTGAAGGCGACGCTGCAGATCGACGCCCGGCTGGGCGAGATCGAAACGCTGTTCCCGCAGTACGCGGCGAACCGCCTCGACACGAACGACCTCAACGCCGAGAAGTCGCGCCTGTTCGAGCTTCGCAACCAGCTCGGCGCGATCCTCGAGCGATTGCGCGCATGCCTGTGCCTCGACCTGCGGCCCGCCGCGCGCGCTGCAAGCGTGGAGCGCCTCGTTCGATCGCTTTCCGGCCCGGCGGCGCACGCATGA
- a CDS encoding ABC transporter ATP-binding protein, giving the protein MTTTAEDMDVGINQSATALQEDIAGGSVPIRAFAEFAERYALDPKLRDEAIVLGFTVSAAGERNPEVAAEMLGLIERIVGDFYQRNGARVLEDRFRKREEANERLRRDSPAGEIAVEARGITKAYRGSDFKLGRLDLTLRLGEVTGVVGQNAHGKTTLLRIIAGELLQDEGTLAYPALGESGESIDWVHVKEQLAYVPQELPPWRGALRATLHFEAAIHGIRGADNEREVNFIVERLGLGEHLDKKWNQLSGGYKLRFALARALVWKPRVLIMDEPLANLDVKAKNVLLQDVRELASSYRYPIAVLMSSHELHSLESVCDQMVFLREGNVLFVGPAEAVAGERTTNEFELGTSIALADLQRRLEGTGVTEVREEGMCYLVTTERHVDPHALLRALLEQGVDISYFRDNSHSVRRLFT; this is encoded by the coding sequence ATGACCACGACCGCCGAAGACATGGACGTCGGGATCAATCAGTCCGCGACGGCGCTGCAGGAAGACATCGCCGGGGGCAGCGTGCCGATACGCGCGTTCGCCGAGTTCGCGGAGCGCTACGCGCTCGACCCCAAGCTGCGCGACGAAGCGATCGTGCTCGGTTTCACCGTGTCCGCCGCGGGCGAACGGAACCCCGAGGTCGCCGCCGAGATGCTCGGCCTGATCGAGCGCATCGTCGGCGACTTCTACCAGCGCAACGGCGCCCGCGTGCTCGAGGATCGCTTCAGGAAGCGCGAAGAGGCGAACGAGCGGCTGCGGCGCGATTCCCCGGCGGGCGAGATCGCCGTCGAAGCCCGGGGGATCACCAAGGCGTATCGCGGCTCCGATTTCAAGCTCGGGCGGCTCGACCTCACGCTCCGGCTCGGCGAGGTCACCGGCGTCGTCGGTCAGAACGCGCACGGCAAGACCACCCTGCTTCGCATCATCGCCGGCGAGCTCCTGCAGGACGAAGGCACGCTCGCCTATCCCGCGCTCGGCGAGAGCGGCGAATCGATCGACTGGGTGCACGTGAAGGAGCAGCTCGCCTACGTGCCCCAGGAGCTGCCGCCGTGGCGCGGCGCCTTGCGCGCGACGCTGCACTTCGAAGCCGCCATTCACGGGATCCGCGGCGCGGACAACGAGCGCGAGGTCAATTTCATCGTCGAGCGCCTCGGCCTCGGCGAGCACCTCGACAAGAAGTGGAACCAGCTTTCGGGCGGTTACAAGCTGCGCTTCGCGCTCGCGCGGGCGCTGGTGTGGAAACCGCGAGTGCTCATCATGGACGAGCCGCTGGCGAACCTCGACGTCAAGGCGAAGAACGTCCTGTTGCAGGACGTGCGCGAGCTCGCGTCGTCGTATCGCTACCCGATCGCGGTCCTCATGAGCTCGCACGAGCTGCACTCGCTCGAATCGGTCTGCGATCAGATGGTGTTCCTGCGCGAAGGCAACGTGCTCTTCGTCGGCCCCGCGGAAGCCGTCGCAGGCGAGCGCACCACCAACGAGTTCGAGCTCGGGACGTCGATCGCGCTCGCCGACCTTCAGCGCCGTCTGGAAGGCACGGGGGTCACCGAAGTCCGCGAGGAAGGCATGTGCTACCTGGTGACGACCGAGCGTCACGTCGATCCGCACGCCCTGCTGCGCGCGCTGCTCGAACAGGGTGTCGACATCTCGTATTTCCGCGACAACTCGCACTCGGTGCGGCGTCTGTTCACGTGA
- a CDS encoding FtsX-like permease family protein: MTLAGISLAYLRARNLSTLLNIVLLGFGVAAITLLVLTAAQLEDRMHVDARGIDLVVGSKGSALQIILSSVYQLDVPTGAFGWTQAQQIASRPEVKQALPIVIQDNYLGFRVIGTTHDYISHYGGRLRDGALWSGPLQAVIGDEVAARTGMRVGWSLTVNHGPGHQTALAHNENPFTVVGVLWPTGTVLDHLILTDVGSIWQLHENMKTDNLVAEPRVDGGRELSALLIRYATPLAGATLPRAINAFPELQAASPTLETARLFGVMVVGMRVLRGFAIVLVIAAGLSVFIGLYTALNERRYDLAIMRALGASPGQLMLLLLFEGVLMAAVGAAFGILLGHILTSLLGFALRFQQVGITGWIWNPNELWIVAGALVVGMLAALLPAWRAHETDIARVLARG, encoded by the coding sequence GTGACGCTCGCCGGGATCAGCCTCGCGTACTTGCGCGCGCGCAATCTCTCGACGCTGCTCAACATCGTGCTGCTCGGCTTCGGCGTCGCCGCCATCACGCTGCTCGTGCTCACCGCCGCGCAGCTGGAAGACCGCATGCACGTCGACGCACGCGGCATCGATCTCGTCGTCGGCTCCAAGGGAAGCGCGCTGCAGATCATCCTGTCGAGCGTGTATCAGCTCGACGTGCCGACCGGCGCGTTCGGGTGGACGCAGGCGCAGCAGATCGCGTCGCGCCCGGAGGTGAAGCAGGCGCTGCCCATCGTCATCCAGGACAACTATCTCGGCTTTCGCGTGATCGGCACCACGCACGATTACATCAGCCATTACGGCGGCCGGCTGCGCGACGGCGCGCTGTGGAGCGGTCCGCTGCAGGCGGTGATCGGGGACGAGGTCGCCGCGCGCACCGGCATGCGCGTCGGCTGGTCGCTCACCGTGAACCACGGTCCCGGACACCAGACCGCGCTGGCGCACAACGAGAACCCGTTCACCGTGGTCGGCGTGCTGTGGCCGACCGGGACGGTGCTCGATCACCTCATCCTCACCGACGTCGGAAGCATCTGGCAGCTCCACGAGAACATGAAGACCGACAACCTCGTCGCCGAGCCGCGCGTGGACGGCGGGCGCGAGCTGTCGGCGCTGCTGATCCGCTACGCGACGCCGCTCGCGGGCGCGACGCTGCCGCGGGCGATCAACGCCTTTCCGGAATTGCAGGCGGCGTCCCCGACGCTCGAGACCGCGCGGCTCTTCGGCGTCATGGTGGTCGGCATGCGCGTGCTGCGGGGGTTCGCCATCGTGCTCGTGATCGCCGCGGGCCTGTCGGTGTTCATCGGGCTGTATACCGCGCTGAACGAGCGCCGTTACGATCTTGCGATCATGCGCGCGCTGGGTGCGAGCCCCGGCCAGCTCATGCTGCTGCTGCTCTTCGAAGGCGTGCTGATGGCTGCGGTCGGAGCCGCGTTCGGCATCCTCCTGGGGCACATCCTCACTTCGCTCCTCGGCTTCGCGCTGCGCTTCCAGCAGGTCGGCATCACCGGCTGGATCTGGAATCCCAACGAGCTGTGGATCGTCGCCGGCGCGCTGGTCGTCGGCATGCTCGCGGCGCTGCTGCCGGCGTGGCGGGCGCACGAGACCGACATCGCCCGGGTGCTCGCCAGGGGCTAG
- a CDS encoding ATP-binding cassette domain-containing protein, whose protein sequence is MFQLRDVRHAYNGVDALKVRDWLAEQGEHWLVLGPSGSGKTTLLHILAGFLKPSFGEVIVAGNALGKLKTAQLGRFRGRHIGIVLQRLHLVGSLTVAQNLLMAQFFSGLGENLSRVHEVLDDLGMRHKAEAYPHELSFGQAQRVAVARAVVNRPTVLLADEPTSNLDDEHCMQTLDLLEAQAKACSATLMIATHDQRIRARFKNQFMLGPLT, encoded by the coding sequence ATGTTCCAGCTTCGCGACGTACGGCACGCGTACAACGGGGTCGATGCGCTCAAGGTGCGGGACTGGCTCGCGGAGCAGGGCGAGCACTGGCTGGTGCTCGGACCGTCGGGCAGCGGCAAGACCACGCTGCTCCACATCCTCGCGGGGTTTCTCAAACCGAGCTTCGGCGAAGTGATCGTCGCGGGCAACGCGCTGGGCAAGCTCAAGACCGCGCAGCTCGGCCGTTTCCGCGGGCGCCACATCGGCATCGTGCTCCAGCGCCTGCACCTCGTCGGCAGCCTCACCGTCGCGCAGAACCTGCTGATGGCGCAGTTCTTCTCGGGCCTGGGCGAGAACCTCTCGCGCGTGCACGAGGTGCTCGACGACCTCGGCATGCGCCACAAGGCCGAAGCGTATCCGCACGAGCTCTCGTTCGGCCAGGCGCAGCGCGTGGCGGTCGCGCGCGCCGTCGTCAACCGCCCGACCGTGCTGCTCGCCGACGAGCCGACGTCCAACCTCGACGACGAGCACTGCATGCAGACGCTCGATCTGCTCGAAGCGCAGGCGAAGGCGTGCAGCGCGACCCTCATGATCGCCACGCACGACCAGCGCATCCGCGCGCGCTTCAAGAACCAGTTCATGCTGGGACCGCTGACGTGA
- a CDS encoding GTP-binding protein — protein MAHAELVPVTILTGFLGSGKTTLLNRLLRAAHGERIAVIENELGEVGIDGALLLDATGAEIVEMANGCICCTVRGDLTRSLSELAGKRDRGELRFDRVVVETTGVADPGPVAQTFFVEPDVTQRYRLDGIVTLVDAVHGASTLDAQREARRQVGFADRLLVTKTDLAAECDVQALAVRLRRMNARAPLKRSVHGAGDASDVLDLGGFELDGALGIDPHFLNEPHAHRHEDDIASFVWRSAASLDLTRIEEFLGLAIERFGDDLLRYKGVLDVEGRTERIVLQGVQRLVGCDAGRRWAEGEARESVIVFIGRNLPREALARGLNLCAAGAVQDPASALRDAA, from the coding sequence ATGGCACACGCCGAGCTCGTTCCCGTCACGATACTCACCGGCTTTCTGGGCAGCGGCAAGACCACGCTGCTCAACCGCCTGCTGCGCGCCGCTCACGGCGAGCGCATCGCGGTGATCGAGAACGAGCTGGGCGAAGTCGGCATCGACGGCGCTCTGCTGCTCGATGCGACGGGCGCCGAGATCGTCGAGATGGCGAACGGCTGCATCTGCTGCACCGTCCGCGGCGATCTCACGCGATCCTTGAGCGAGCTTGCAGGCAAGCGCGACCGCGGCGAGCTACGCTTCGACCGCGTGGTCGTCGAGACGACCGGTGTCGCCGACCCGGGGCCGGTCGCGCAGACGTTCTTCGTCGAGCCCGACGTGACGCAGCGCTATCGGCTCGACGGCATCGTGACCCTGGTCGACGCCGTACACGGCGCATCGACGCTCGACGCGCAGCGCGAAGCGCGCAGGCAGGTCGGCTTCGCCGACCGGCTGCTCGTCACCAAGACCGACCTCGCCGCCGAGTGCGACGTGCAGGCGCTCGCCGTGCGTCTGCGGCGCATGAACGCGCGCGCGCCGCTGAAGCGTTCGGTGCACGGCGCTGGCGATGCGAGCGACGTCCTCGACCTCGGCGGCTTCGAGCTCGACGGCGCGCTCGGGATCGATCCGCATTTCCTGAACGAGCCCCATGCGCATCGCCACGAAGACGACATCGCGTCGTTCGTCTGGCGCAGCGCCGCATCGCTCGACCTGACCAGGATCGAGGAATTCCTCGGGCTCGCGATCGAGCGCTTCGGGGACGACCTCCTGCGTTACAAGGGCGTGCTCGACGTGGAGGGCCGCACCGAGCGCATCGTGCTCCAGGGCGTGCAGAGGCTGGTCGGCTGCGATGCCGGGCGCCGCTGGGCTGAAGGGGAGGCGCGCGAGAGCGTCATCGTCTTCATCGGCCGCAACCTGCCGCGCGAGGCGCTCGCGAGGGGACTGAACCTTTGTGCGGCCGGCGCCGTGCAGGACCCGGCCAGCGCCCTGCGCGACGCCGCTTAA
- the yidD gene encoding membrane protein insertion efficiency factor YidD, protein MKRLLVGLVKAYRYFLSPLLGPSCRFYPTCSAYAVEAIDTHGAIKGSWLALRRIMKCHPWHPGGVDPVPPRRR, encoded by the coding sequence ATGAAGCGCCTGCTCGTCGGCCTCGTCAAAGCTTACCGCTATTTCCTCAGTCCGCTGCTGGGTCCGTCGTGCCGTTTCTATCCGACGTGCTCGGCGTACGCCGTCGAGGCGATCGACACGCACGGCGCGATCAAAGGCTCGTGGCTCGCATTGCGGCGGATAATGAAGTGTCATCCGTGGCATCCGGGCGGCGTCGATCCGGTGCCTCCGCGACGGCGCTGA
- a CDS encoding TolC family protein: MAIALFHARMLRRSIGVAAAALAFASPAVHAAETAAPTLALPQVVAHALSVQRYGEVGRARNALDAASGAALIAEGAFDWSLRSRTGYDRIWQPGINNNFLTADVQTFNVLSSTLYAERQFQSGIRVRPGFIVTREPDNFRSDLARLGNRPLLQVDVPLDRNFGEPPDTLRLQAAQSDVEAARSDTELARQSHLHRVMSAVWTQIAAREKVSVNRELAGRLEDVAERTAKLARAGEAASLAADELRSRAALARALAERDSIDVTAARLQLATLIGVAPESFGGVAGDLPRVTSATIQRRRLSEYVDEAMKRRPELRGYTNRVQAAKLRGLVGEREVDSQLTLTVGHDRLLLNYYTPLGDNRRKGAQQQALAGVNAAEDNLEEARQRVRVETELALEKLVASRTAIDRANAALGTTRERLQLVEMLVDNGRQAPASLADAADQFASARRQTIDASLIYALALADFRRATGAIPDGGAEPATIAALFLSEQP, encoded by the coding sequence ATGGCTATCGCGCTTTTCCACGCACGCATGCTGCGCCGTTCGATCGGCGTCGCGGCCGCCGCGCTCGCTTTCGCGAGCCCGGCGGTGCACGCCGCCGAGACTGCCGCGCCGACGCTCGCCCTGCCGCAAGTGGTCGCGCACGCGCTCTCGGTGCAGCGCTACGGCGAAGTCGGGCGCGCGCGCAACGCCCTCGACGCCGCGTCCGGCGCGGCGCTGATCGCCGAAGGGGCGTTCGACTGGTCGCTGCGCTCGCGGACCGGTTACGACCGCATCTGGCAGCCGGGCATCAACAACAACTTTCTCACCGCCGACGTGCAGACGTTCAACGTGCTGTCGTCGACGCTGTATGCCGAGCGCCAGTTCCAGAGCGGCATCCGCGTACGCCCGGGTTTCATCGTCACGCGCGAGCCCGACAACTTCCGATCCGATCTGGCGAGGCTCGGCAACCGTCCGCTGCTCCAGGTCGACGTGCCGCTCGACCGCAACTTCGGCGAGCCGCCCGACACGCTGCGCCTCCAGGCGGCCCAGTCCGACGTCGAAGCCGCGAGGAGCGATACCGAGCTCGCGCGGCAATCTCACCTGCACCGCGTGATGAGCGCGGTCTGGACGCAGATCGCGGCGCGCGAGAAGGTGAGCGTCAATCGCGAGCTCGCCGGCCGGCTGGAAGACGTCGCCGAGCGCACCGCTAAGCTCGCGCGCGCCGGGGAAGCGGCCTCGCTCGCCGCGGACGAGCTCAGGAGCCGCGCGGCGCTCGCCCGCGCGCTCGCCGAGCGCGACTCGATCGACGTCACCGCGGCGCGACTCCAGCTCGCGACCCTGATCGGGGTGGCGCCCGAGAGCTTCGGCGGGGTGGCGGGCGACCTGCCCCGCGTCACGAGCGCGACGATCCAGCGCCGGAGGCTATCCGAGTACGTCGACGAAGCGATGAAGAGACGGCCGGAGCTGCGCGGCTACACCAACCGCGTGCAGGCCGCGAAGCTGCGCGGGCTCGTCGGCGAGCGCGAAGTCGATTCCCAGCTCACGCTGACGGTCGGTCACGATCGCCTCCTCCTCAACTACTACACGCCGCTCGGCGACAACCGGCGCAAGGGCGCGCAGCAGCAGGCGCTCGCCGGCGTCAACGCCGCGGAGGACAACCTCGAGGAAGCGCGCCAGCGCGTGCGCGTCGAGACCGAGCTCGCGCTCGAGAAGCTCGTCGCGTCGAGGACGGCGATCGATCGCGCGAATGCGGCGCTCGGCACGACGCGCGAGCGCCTGCAGCTCGTCGAGATGCTCGTCGACAACGGGCGCCAGGCGCCCGCATCGCTCGCCGACGCCGCCGATCAGTTCGCGTCGGCGCGCCGCCAGACCATCGACGCGAGCCTCATCTACGCGCTCGCGCTCGCCGACTTCAGGCGCGCGACCGGCGCGATACCCGACGGCGGCGCCGAGCCCGCGACGATCGCCGCGCTCTTCCTCTCCGAGCAGCCTTAA
- a CDS encoding phosphatidate cytidylyltransferase translates to MSAGAVVAAWALAVFGTGAVIIGLYGLREPAKARELWAVYASTLAIAAALLVPLALHPLVFTLVVAAGAWRGAIELATTYDLRPDTPRRLAIAGGALLAAGWGSTQGDSAAALYIATAALVAIAGPVYVRAFSGKPSGIAAWLATLTFPLLAAAHLSHLAHLHNGFTWIVLLYATVETQDSAAYLFGRLFGRRLLLPRLSPKKTVAGAVAGALCGLALGAAGAWGLLDLAPAAALALAALIVAAGFCGDLYTSALKRGAGVKDFPAVTTLHGGILDIYDSTLFAAVVLSSTIYIIAPWTS, encoded by the coding sequence GTGTCCGCGGGCGCCGTCGTCGCCGCGTGGGCGCTCGCCGTATTCGGAACCGGCGCCGTGATCATCGGCCTCTACGGCCTGCGCGAGCCCGCGAAGGCCCGCGAGCTGTGGGCCGTATACGCCAGCACCCTCGCCATCGCCGCGGCGCTGCTCGTCCCGCTCGCGCTCCATCCGCTGGTGTTCACGCTCGTCGTCGCCGCAGGCGCGTGGCGCGGCGCGATCGAGCTCGCGACGACTTACGATCTTCGCCCGGACACGCCGAGGCGGCTCGCGATCGCCGGCGGCGCGCTGCTCGCGGCGGGGTGGGGGAGCACGCAAGGCGACTCGGCCGCGGCGCTGTATATCGCGACCGCGGCGCTGGTCGCGATCGCGGGACCCGTCTACGTCCGGGCCTTCAGCGGTAAGCCCTCGGGCATCGCGGCGTGGCTCGCCACGCTGACCTTTCCCCTGCTTGCGGCCGCTCACCTCTCGCACCTCGCCCATCTTCACAACGGCTTCACATGGATCGTCCTGCTCTACGCCACCGTCGAGACCCAGGACTCCGCCGCCTATCTCTTCGGGCGCTTGTTCGGCCGCCGGCTGCTGCTGCCGCGCCTCTCGCCGAAGAAGACCGTCGCCGGCGCGGTCGCCGGCGCGCTGTGCGGCCTTGCCCTCGGCGCCGCGGGCGCCTGGGGGCTGCTCGACCTCGCGCCGGCCGCCGCGCTCGCGCTGGCCGCGCTCATCGTCGCGGCCGGCTTCTGCGGCGATCTCTATACCTCGGCGCTCAAGCGCGGGGCCGGCGTCAAGGATTTTCCGGCCGTGACGACCCTTCACGGCGGTATCCTCGATATCTACGATTCGACGCTGTTCGCGGCCGTCGTTCTCTCTTCAACGATCTATATAATCGCGCCATGGACGTCCTAG
- a CDS encoding acyl carrier protein, translating into MDVLEQLKALAARELAIDTSKFEPQTPLADLHIDSLAFVDFLFKVEEEFGIRVPDSSVTDMKTVGDLERSISELVAAAPAKS; encoded by the coding sequence ATGGACGTCCTAGAACAGTTGAAAGCGCTCGCCGCTCGTGAGCTGGCGATAGACACGAGCAAGTTCGAGCCGCAAACACCGCTCGCCGATCTGCACATCGATTCACTCGCCTTCGTCGACTTCCTCTTCAAGGTCGAAGAGGAGTTCGGCATCCGGGTCCCGGATTCGAGCGTCACCGACATGAAGACCGTCGGCGACCTGGAACGCTCGATCTCCGAGCTCGTCGCCGCCGCCCCCGCCAAGAGCTGA
- a CDS encoding beta-ketoacyl-[acyl-carrier-protein] synthase family protein yields the protein MKRVAITGAGIVSPLGMTLADFRSALAAGRSGIARLPAEAARSSGVEVVAAVDWDPSMWIAPQEASLLDRGTQFAIAVAAQAIEASALDLDAADRDRIGVSWGTGMGGAQTLEATYETSFRGSRLRPLTVVTGMANAAGSNVSLRHGLRGPFANYSTACSSSAMAIGEAMRTIAAGRADAMVAGGSEALLTPVTLAAWNALRTLAPADAQDPAASCKPFDKRRLGLVLGEGAAAFVLENEAHAKARGARIHGYISGYGNSSDAMHISRPDAAGQARAIREALAEARVQPGDVGYINAHGTATMVGDIVETEAIKAVFGSSGVRVSSTKSMHGHLLGGAGALELAAALLALEEGVLPPTAFLESPDPACDLDHVARVAQRVTPPHAVMSNSFAFGGSNVVLVATRE from the coding sequence ATGAAACGCGTCGCGATCACCGGCGCAGGCATCGTGTCGCCGCTCGGCATGACGCTCGCCGATTTTCGCAGCGCGCTCGCAGCCGGCCGCTCCGGTATCGCGCGGCTGCCGGCCGAAGCGGCCAGGAGCTCGGGGGTGGAGGTCGTCGCGGCCGTCGACTGGGACCCGTCGATGTGGATCGCGCCGCAGGAAGCGTCCCTGCTCGATCGCGGCACGCAGTTCGCGATCGCCGTCGCGGCGCAGGCGATCGAAGCCAGCGCGCTCGACCTCGACGCCGCCGACCGCGACCGCATCGGCGTCTCCTGGGGCACCGGCATGGGCGGCGCGCAGACGCTCGAGGCCACCTACGAGACGTCGTTTCGCGGCTCGCGCCTGCGCCCGCTCACCGTCGTGACCGGCATGGCTAACGCGGCCGGCTCGAACGTCTCGCTGCGCCATGGCCTGCGCGGTCCCTTCGCGAACTACTCGACCGCGTGCTCGTCCTCGGCGATGGCGATCGGCGAGGCGATGCGCACGATCGCCGCCGGGCGCGCCGACGCGATGGTCGCGGGCGGCTCGGAAGCGCTGCTGACCCCGGTGACGCTGGCGGCGTGGAACGCGCTGCGCACGCTCGCACCGGCCGACGCGCAAGATCCTGCCGCGAGCTGCAAGCCTTTCGACAAGCGCCGCCTCGGTCTCGTGCTCGGCGAAGGCGCCGCGGCCTTCGTGCTCGAGAACGAAGCGCACGCGAAAGCGCGCGGCGCACGCATCCACGGTTACATCAGCGGCTACGGCAACAGCTCCGACGCGATGCACATCTCGCGCCCCGACGCGGCGGGTCAGGCGCGCGCGATCCGCGAAGCGCTCGCCGAAGCGCGCGTACAACCGGGCGACGTGGGCTATATCAACGCGCACGGCACCGCGACCATGGTCGGCGACATCGTCGAGACCGAAGCGATCAAAGCGGTTTTCGGAAGCTCGGGCGTGCGCGTGAGCTCGACCAAGTCGATGCACGGCCACCTCCTCGGCGGCGCGGGCGCGCTCGAGCTGGCCGCCGCGCTCCTCGCGCTGGAGGAAGGCGTGCTGCCGCCGACGGCGTTTCTCGAATCGCCCGATCCGGCGTGCGATCTCGACCACGTCGCAAGAGTAGCGCAGCGCGTGACGCCGCCTCACGCGGTGATGTCCAACTCCTTCGCCTTCGGCGGCTCCAACGTCGTGCTCGTCGCGACGCGCGAGTGA